In the genome of Arachis stenosperma cultivar V10309 chromosome 6, arast.V10309.gnm1.PFL2, whole genome shotgun sequence, the window AGACTGATTGataataagaataattaataattagtataattaaaatcagaattatttataattaaaatgattgATAATTAATAAGTTGTGAGAGAAAAtatgctaatttttatataattataaaaaagatatattcttaaaataaatcgAAAAGAAAGATACATATTAATACCAGAATATATTACGTCAATATTTTTTGCGCTAAAATATAATTCGTTCTAGAATAGtataaattatcaaatttaatttggtAGGTTTCAATAATAGTTCCATACCCTTATAAATATCCCTTACAATATATCATTAACTCATCAATTAAGTTCTAATCTATTAAGCATATTGCAAAAGATCTCCATAACCTTCCTGGAGAAAATGGCGACAAGTGAATCTTGTGCTGTTGAAACCAAAACCCTCCCAATCCAACTTCCCCTTGACTTTTCTTCAATTCAATCCGTGCCTGAATCTCATGCATGGCCTGAATCAAATGAAGATCAAGTTGAAAACAATGGAGATGGGTCATTAGTGTTACCCATCATTGATCTCAATGATCCAAAAGCCATGGAACTCATAGGGTATGCATGTGAGAATTGGGGTGCATTCCAATTGAAGAACCATGGCATATCCAAGAGTGTTATTGAAGAGCTTGAAGTTGAGACAAAGAGGCTCTTTGATCTTCCAAAAGAGCAAAAGTTGAAGGCTCTTAGATCTCGTGATAATCCAACAGGATATGGAACTTTTTGGATTACACCTTTCTTCCAACAACGTATGTGGCAAGAAGGATTCACCATCATTGCTTCTGCTGTTCAAGATGCCAAAAAGATTTGGCCTAATGACTATCAACGCTTTTGGTAACTACAATTATTCTTACACTATATATGTTAGCAACTAATATTTTTCCACCAACATCTCatcattttctttaaaattattttggttagttattttaaattttagattttaaatctcagatctttaattctaaatctaaaattataaaataaattttagagtTGAGTAatattgattaataaaaaattaattctttatactttttttattattattaaaaaatatataaggaACCAATTTTTAGTTTGTTAACATTAATTGATCTATTTTAGAATTTACAATTTAGAGTTTAGAGAGTTaaggatttaaaatttagaaataaataaaattattttagaaaatttaattgatattatctaaaaaatattaattttttaacattacttaattattaattaaaatatattagagAGTCAACAAAAAATCTACTAATTTAGTTAATAATCAATTATTGAGTCTTATCCAAACAAATTCACTCattcactatttttttaattattactttattattctgacttctttttcttttctctcagCATATCACCATTCTAGGTGAAAATAAGCAAGATCTATTATCTAGTTAATTAGCCTAAACTTAGATGtaatttcttataatttttttaagtattaaatttgatttattattgAGTCTAAGTTGATTTAATGTCTATTAAAAagtttgataattttttttataaaaataaaaaaaataaaaaatattatttataaaaattatttttaataaaaattacatatatacaatatgttaaatttaatatttataaaaattatttataataaaatataataaatttaaaatatctaataattttgttaataataaaaattatttacatatttatttatatttaataggATCAGACAGATTTAACACATTAATaagataaattaataaatttaaatttaatctattaatatattaaaattttatgataatATGAGTCTGAACCTATTAAAATAGGTGAAAAATAATTTGActgatttaattaaatttccATTTAATAATTTTCAATTATCGAGTGAAGTTAACTACACTTGACTTTCCACGGTTAAGATATcgttttaaaaaattaattgctATATTGATCGAAACAATTCCTTTGTGGCAGTGATGCGATGAAGAAGTTCGAAGACGAATCAAGGGTGTTAATAGAGAAATTAAT includes:
- the LOC130934777 gene encoding gibberellin 3-beta-dioxygenase 2-like gives rise to the protein MATSESCAVETKTLPIQLPLDFSSIQSVPESHAWPESNEDQVENNGDGSLVLPIIDLNDPKAMELIGYACENWGAFQLKNHGISKSVIEELEVETKRLFDLPKEQKLKALRSRDNPTGYGTFWITPFFQQRMWQEGFTIIASAVQDAKKIWPNDYQRFCDAMKKFEDESRVLIEKLIHLSFKFLGISEEEEKNWVGPNNHAGAIQLNSYPICPKPENAMGIAPHTDTSIFTLLHQSQSSGLHIFKDGSGWFTVPLVPDTIVINTGDVLHMLSNARFKSALHKVSVNNVKHRYSMVYFYRPTMDQVVSPLVSKNNSDEEPRFRALTFKEYVGIKDKYLDKALSIVSVKED